From Phalacrocorax carbo chromosome 8, bPhaCar2.1, whole genome shotgun sequence, a single genomic window includes:
- the MEAK7 gene encoding MTOR-associated protein MEAK7 yields MGNAESNAYRNHLSRFLPEEQSDIDGVFDTLSGSSGSAGARNGKATKKTVTLAALQAYVRESLPEQMTVRLYNGMRSIDLTGKSSGPSEQIAKEQFLIFMSNLLKGNADEKITIIMRMISKTEEPVKGKQIQEFTEDLIMSVIHVLSYRKELKGWNLENTRDSASGVKALASQLLSELKLADGTKPEGPQLMETNFDQSVIEDWVYRVPQISVFLSVVIRQGLHVLHSLPDQTKDIVNLVPVCKGIKGRGLVSLFDIPSIIYINSHLPAELQHKWQLLFSSRLHGESFSQLCGHIVNKGPCIVILKDLDGYIFGGFASQSWEVKPQFQGDNRCFLFSVLPSLAVYTYTGYNDHYMYLNHGQQTMPNGLGMGGQHGYFGLWIDSDYGKGHSKAKPRCTTYNSPQLAATEDFSLDAMEVWAVGDLPENAGTKGKKSILDVDPEAQALLEMTGKSRQSEGLREPVEEDEDDDN; encoded by the exons atgggaaatgcagaaagcaaTGCCTATCGGAATCACCTTTCCAGATTTCTTCCTGAGGAGCAGTCTGACATTGATGGAGTATTTGATACCTTATCAGGATCAAGTGGCTCAGCTGGAGCAAGAAATGGCAAAGCTACAAAGAAAACTGTGACTCTGGCAGCACTACAG GCGTATGTGCGGGAGTCATTACCAGAGCAAATGACTGTTCGGTTATACAACGGAATGAGAAGTATTGACCTGACTGGGAAATCATCTGGGCCGAGTGAACAGATTGCTAAGGAGCAGTTTCTAATTTTTATGTCAAACCTCTTAAAAGGGAATGCAGATGAGAAGATTACCATAATAATGAGAATGATCTCCAAGACAGAAGAGCCTGTGAAGGGCAAACAAATCCAAGAG TTCACAGAGGATCTGATCATGTCTGTAATCCATGTACTGAGCTACAGGAAGGAACTGAAAGGTTGGAATTTGGAGAACACCAGGGATTCTGCAAGTGGAGTAAAGGCTCTGGCTTCTCAGCTGCTGTCAGAATTGAAGCTTGCAG ATGGGACGAAACCTGAGGGTCCTCAGCTGATGGAGACAAATTTTGATCAAAGTGTCATTGAGGACTGGGTGTACCGAGTTCCACAGATTTCAGTTTTCCTCAGTGTTGTTATCAGGCAAGGCCTCCATGTTCTGCATTCTCTCCCAGACCAAACCAAAGACATAGTCAACCTGGTTCCAGTCTGCAAAGGCATCAAAGGAAGAGGACTTGTCAGTCTCTTCGACATCCCATCCATCATATACATCAACTCccatctgcctgcagagctACAGCACAAGTggcagcttttattttcttctaggCTTCACGGAGAAAGCTTTTCACAGTTATGTGGGCATATAGTGAACAAAGGTCCTTGCATAGTGATCTTAAAGGACTTAGATGGTTATATTTTTGGTGGGTTTGCATCTCAGTCCTGGGAGGTGAAGCCACAGTTTCAAG GTGACAACagatgctttctgttttctgttctcccCTCTCTCGCTGTATACACGTACACGGGGTATAATGACCACTACATGTATTTGAACCATGGCCAACAAACGATGCCAAATGGACTT GGTATGGGTGGACAACATGGTTACTTTGGACTCTGGATAGACAGTGACTACGGGAAGGGACACAGTAAAGCAAAACCTCGCTGCACCACCTACAACAgtccccagctggcagctacaGAGGATTTTTCACTGGATGCCATGGAAGTTTGGGCAGTGGGAGACCTCCCTGAAAACGCAGGG acaaAAGGTAAGAAGAGTATCCTGGATGTAGATCCTGAGGCTCAGGCCTTATTAGAAATGACTGGAAAAAGTCGTCAGAGCGAAGGTCTGCGAGAACCCGTTGAagaggatgaagatgatgataactaa